From Salvelinus namaycush isolate Seneca chromosome 9, SaNama_1.0, whole genome shotgun sequence:
GTGTGGAGCGTGGGTAATGCGAATGCACCTCAACCAATAAAAACGTGTGATGTGCGGGACTGGTACGTTTAGTGTGCGGCGGCGAGTACTTTGAGTGCCTTGAGAGAGTGATTGGGTAGGCGTTGCCACGTGATCATCATCCTGGAGTTCTACGACAGCAGAGAGCGGCGTTGGTAATTTCCCCGTCAAATTAATCTATATTGAGTTCAAACAAATAAAGGTTTCATACGATGGGAGACAAGAAGAGCCCCACAAGGTAAAATTACATATATCTAGAAATATTACCAGAAAATGTGATGAACACTTGTAAACATAGGGTGCGACCAATGGATGCGTAGCGCTAGCTACATTGTAGCTTCATGGCGGCTGACTGGCTCTTTTATGCTGGGGCCACCGTGTGTCAAATAGAAGCGTTTTACCTCGTAAATCTGACCATACGGCTCAAATAAGAGTAATTTGTATTGTTGTGTTTTTGTACAAATACACATCAATGAATGTTACCTAAAATGGCAATGCTGACAGTGTCGCTCCCCTTgtcgtgtctgtgtctgtgtgtgtgttgtttttgtgtttgaAGGCCGAAGCGGCAACCCAAGCCCTCTTCTGACGATGCCTACTGGGACTGTAGCGTATGTACTTACAGGAACACCGCCGAAGCTTTCAAGTGTATGATGTGCGATGTCAGAAAGGGAACGTCAACACGGtaagggtttccactagatacCACAGCCACAAGTCTAAATAGTCTATATCGTAACAATTTATGAAAATAaacatttgctttttggtctttatttaaggttagcagtgtggttgagATTAGGtttaaaaatcacattttaagaacaTACATTTCAGAAATATGCTGGTTtataactttgtggctgtggtaactagtgatgacGTCCAGACAGTTTGACTTTTGGGTGTAAACCTATTGTGCAGATTATTCATAAATCATTGTAATTGTACCCTAAATTCAAGTGGTTTATTTTGAGCGAGACATTTCTATTATGGGGACATTATTTGACAGATTCTATGGTGTAGTTCGTCTGACAGATTGTGTCAAATGTGTTGTTTTTATCAATAAAGGGTATAAAACAACAAGTTTGAACCTTTCTAAATGAACATTTCTCAAGATGTCCGGAGCCATGCACAGAACTGAGCACAAATGTCAGGCATATGCATTCCTGTACCCTCAACATGTTGTCGCTATGCAGTATTTGTCTGTGCAGTGTGCTTCCTTATGATAGTTTTTCCCTCATACATACAATTCATCATACACTAAAAATCTAGCAAAACAAGTCACAGGACCCCTGTATATTTTCAGTGTGCATAAATATGCAGTGCATATATGTATGTACCTGCTGCTCATGGCCTaatatccaatattaataatcgCTCATCTGTTTTCTAGGAAGCCTCGCCCTGTCTCCCAAATGGTTGCGCAGCAAGTCACTGCACAGTTTGCTTCACCCACACAACCCAAAAAAGAGAAGAAGGAGAAATCGGACAAAGAGAAGAGTGAAAAGGAACCGACACAGAAAAAGAACAGCCACAAGAAGACGAGGTAAGGAGGGAACTGTTTGAACAACATATTCTCAAAGATACTATGAGGGTTGGAGAATATTTGAATCATCTCGttttattatgattattacaTTCTATCAAAATCATTTACAGGTTccaagtgacccccccccccccccagtatccTACTAGCCATACTATTGACTCATCCTGTGCTATTAATGACaatatacagtgggtatcagTATTCGCCTCtattttcttcacattttgttgcgttacaaagtgggattgaaatagatttgattgtttttatttattgatCTACACAAGATACACTATAATGTCGAAGTGAAAAGAACATTCACAAAATGTGtactaatatttatttatttatataacaGAAGTATAGATTTTGCTtaagtattcaccctctttgtttaggcaagcctaaattagatCAGGATTAAACAAATGACATCCCCGatacatacactactgttcaaaagtttggggtcacttagaatcaaatcaaatgtatttatatagcccttcttacatcagctgatatctcaaagtgctgtacagaaacccagcctaaaacccccaaacagcaagtaatgcaggtgtagaagcacctaatttaatgaagctgccagttgaggacttgtgacgcatctgtttctcaaactagacactgaaatgtacttgtcctcttgctcagttgtgcaccggggcctcccactcctcgttCTATtccggttagagccagtttgcgctgttctgtgaagggagtagtacacagcgttgtacaagatcttcattttcttggcaatttctcacatggaatagccttaatttctcagaacaagaatagactgatgagtttccgAAGAAAGGtcttttgtttctggccattttgagtctgtaatcgaaaccacaaatgttgatgctccagatgctcaactagtctaaagaaggccagttttattgcttcttcaatcagaacaacagtttttagctgtgctaacataattgcaaaagggttttctaatgatcaattagcctttttaaaatgataaccttgtattagctaacacaatgtgccattggaacacaggagtgatggttgctgataatgggcctttgtacaCGTATGTAGATAATCCATTAAAAATAGCTGTTTCCAGctccaatagtcatttacaacattaacaatgtctacactgtatttctgatcaatttgatgttattttaatggacaaaaaacgtgcttttttttttttttttaacaaggacatttctaagtgaccccaaactttttttacggtagtgtacatctgtaaggtccctcagtctagTATTGCATTTCAAGCAAAGAttaaactacaaagaccagggagctatTCAAAAGCCTCAAAGAAGGGcactgattggtagatgggtaacaataacaaatcagacactgaatatctctttaagcgtggatgatgtattaaactaCCCAGACAAATCAAAGATACAAtcgaactgagctgcaggacaggaaggagactGCTCAGGgctaagttacagttttgactttaaTCTGCTATAACATCAATGTCAAGACTTAAAAATTGCTGTCTCGCTATGATCACCAACACCTTGGCAGAGCATGAAGAATGTGAAAATGTCTTAGATTTAGGGCTCACATGCTGACCAGActggacacgtcgcgtgcgtcgcaaaataaatgtagaaatccatgttattcaattattgcacccacactgctcgcgcacgctaacgagcgtctgcgatgccatgggctaaaatagaactcctttctatttctgacgcagattgcgctgaaagtcctgcctctcccatctcctcattggtttatagaagcaggtacccacgtgccatctcctcattggttatacccacgtgggtgattgaaagacaaactgttttgccggtcgtcgtggtaatactatgaaagtttagatgccgatcaccatataagttcaaagatggaaaaagcctggaaggaggagagatgactagaaacaattcggttggccgttttatttgtgg
This genomic window contains:
- the LOC120054167 gene encoding YY1-associated factor 2 → MGDKKSPTRPKRQPKPSSDDAYWDCSVCTYRNTAEAFKCMMCDVRKGTSTRKPRPVSQMVAQQVTAQFASPTQPKKEKKEKSDKEKSEKEPTQKKNSHKKTRPRLKNVDRSSAQHLEVTVGDLTVIITDFKEKTKPASTPSSAASADQHSQSGNTSSDNTERGVSRSSSPRGEGSSVNSESH